From the Mesotoga prima MesG1.Ag.4.2 genome, the window TATCTCGTTATTCCTGACAGAAGAGAGGCAATATCAGTTGCCCTTACGCTTGCCAATCGTCAGGACATGGTCTTGATAGCTGGGCGAGGCCATGAGGATTTCCAAATCCTTGGCGAAAAGAGAATTCCCTTTAATGATAAACAGGTAGTAAAGGATATTCTGGAGAGCAAGTTCCGGAGGCATATAAAAAAGTGATATCCAAATCATCAGTTGAAGAATTCTTGCTTCAAACGGAAGACAGAAATATTGTCATCGATTCCAGAAAAGTTTCTGCCGGTGATGTCTTTATTGGGCTGAAAGGGGAAAAGGTCGATGGAAACGACTTTGTCGGAGAGGCGCTTTCCAAAGGGGCCTCTTTGGTATTTTCGGACAAGGCTTTCGACGACCAAAGAGTCTTGAGAGTAGACGACACAAATGAAATCCTTATAGAAGCAGCAAAGAGTATACTCTCGAAATCGAAACTTAGTAACAGGATAGGTATTACAGGTTCTAATGGAAAGACTACGACAAAAGAGATAAGCTCCTTTTTCCTCTCGAAACTTGGCAGAGTTTTTAAGACTGCAGGTAACCTCAATACAGAAATTGGATTGCCGTTATCTTTGCTGGAAAATAGGAGAGAGCTTTTTTCAGCTCAGTACGGTGTCTTTGAATTTGGGACGAGTACGAAGGGGGATATTGAAAAACTTGTCGGAATTGTCCAGCCCGACATCGCTGTTCTTCTCAATGTTGGAAGCGCTCACGTTGGAAATTTCAAAGACATCGACGAGTTATTGCAAGAGAAGCTATCCATATTCAAGTCGAAAAGGCTGTCCAGGGCGGTACTTGGAGGGTGTGATGAGAGACTGAGAGAGTTCTCGAAAGGGCTACCGGTGGAGGTCCTCCTATTTGGAAAAGAAGATGTTGATTTCTCAATAGTAGATTTCGCTTACGATAAAGGCGATACTATGCTTCATTTCTTTTGCGATGGGGACCGGTTTGTCAGACTCAGAGGCATATGGAGCTACGGTCAACTGCTGGATCTTGGCGCTGCCTATCTTGTGGCTCGTCTCGTCGGTGTTGAAGAACCTTCAGTATTTTTGAACGATTACAAGTTGCCCTTCAGTGACCGGTTTACCGTCAGTATTCTGAAGGGAATCACTGTGATAAGTGACTTCTACAACAGCAGCCTTGAATCATGGGAATCGGCGATCCTATCCATAGAAAAGCTTAGAAGCTCTCGAAAGATCGCTGTAGCCGGCTCTATTCTCGAACAGGGGAGAGAAGAAAAGAGAACTCACGAAAGGCTTGGTGAGTTGTTGTCAAAGTTTGATGAGACAGTTCTCTTTACGAGAGATATGGCGATAAACGCAGCTTCAAAGAACGTAAAGCCCGCGCTTGTGAGTGACAGCGAAGAGGAAATCGCTGCATGGCTCCACCGTAACGTAAGGAGTGGTGATCTCGTCTTCTTCAAAGCCTCGCGTGCGATAGCCCTTGAAGGGGTATACAAGTCGTTTATGGAGCTGATCGAAAGTGCATAGAGAAGTATTCACTTTCCTCCTGGCATTCCTTTTGTCTGTTCTAGCTATCGAGCCCTTAAAAAGATACCAGAAAAGGAGAAGGATAGGGCAATACATTCGCGAAGAAGGACCTGACCTCCATAACTATAAAACAGGTACCCCAACTGCAGCAGGAATTGTTTTTATTCCTATCGCCCTGGCAGTTGCATCAATCTTTGCCTTTAGAGCAGAGATCTTGATAGTTGTCATCGCTGGGATTCTTTTCGGCCTCATAGGACTTGTCGATGACATCTCGAAAATCGTGAAGAGAAATGCATCTGGACTGAGCGGAAAGAGAAAACTCGCCCTTCAGCTTGTCTCGGCTGCCTTCATCGTATTTTTAATTCAGCTTGTCAATCCTCATACACATATAGAGATACCCTTTCTCGGGAAAATCGGTCTCGGCTTCGCTTACTATCCGATTTCTGCTTTGATCATTGCCGGAATGAGCAACGCTGTAAATCTTACCGATGGCGTTGACGGATTGGCGGCCTCAGTGTACATATTTTCCTTGGCTCCTATGCTCGCTCTTCCCGTTTGGCAAAATGGTTTGATCGCTCCGATCAGCGGGGCTTTGGCTGGTTTTCTATGGTATAACTGGTTTCCCGCTTCTATATTTATGGGTGATACGGGATCGCTCTCGCTTGGAGGAATCATGGCCGTGATTTTTGCTTTAGACGGGAGAGAGGGTTTTCTCATATTTTTTGGTTTGATGTTCCTCGTGGAAATGTTCAGTGTAATCATTCAGGTATTCTCATTCAAGGTTTTTGGTCGGAGAGTGTTCAAGATGTCCCCAATACACCATCACTTTGAACTATCTAACTGGAAAGAAAGTAAAATTGCATTCAGGTTTTCATTGATCGCTTTCATCGGAGCAGTCTTCGGTCTGCTGTCCTGGTAGGTGAAAAAGTTGCTTGAAGGAAAAATCGGTCTTGTTGGATTCGGAGTTTCGAACGAGAAACTCCTTGAAAGATTGGTAAAAGATAGAGATTCCAAATCGCTTTTTGTTTCTGACACCGGTAAAATTAAAGAGGAAGGTAGGACGCTCCTCAAGAAGTTCGATATAGAATACGAGGAAGGGGGCCATACAGATCGTCTCTTTGACTGCGATGCCTTCATCGTATCCCCTGGAGTCTCGCCGTTTTCCGAAGTTGGAGAGAGAATTATCCATTCGGGGAAATACTACACGACCGAGCTTGAAGTATCCCTAGATGAGCTTTGGTCCAAGCCCAGAGGGACGGTGATCGGCGTCACGGGAACAAATGGTAAGTCAACAACCGTTACAATGCTCAGACACATTATTTCCGGAAAGAATCGAAAGGTCTTTCAGGGCGGAAACCTCGGTTACCCTCTCGCAGGTGTGGCAGAAGAGGTTTATGATTACTACGTGCTCGAAGTCAGTTCCTTCCAGCTGAAGTGGTTTGCGGAGGAACGAGTCCGCTTCCACTTGTCGGCCGTAATAAACCTTGGAGAAGACCATCTAGATTATCACAGAAGCATTGACGACTATTTCAAATCTAAACTGCGGTTGGCAAAGATGACCGAAGGTATTACTGTTGTTCCAAAGGCGGTAGCCGACTGTCAAAAAGAGCTTTTGAAAGGCTCTAAGCTCCGTCCGTTTGTAGCACTTGGGGAAGGATTTGACAGTTTTGACAGAGAACATTTGAGAGTGAGAGGCATTGAGTTCAGGACGTCAGATCTTCCGTTTACCGGTCTGCACAATTACGAAAATGTTCTGGTAGTGTTATTGATTTCGCAGCTTATAGGTCTGTCCGCCGAGGATGTATTTCAGGAACTGAAAAGCTATACCTTTCTCTCTCACAGATTGCAGCTTGTGCGAGAGCTAGAAGGAGTAAAATACTACGACGATTCAAAAGCAACTAATGCACATGCTGTCAGTGCAGCCTTAAGGAGCTTCGAGCCTTCAAAGACAATTCTTATTCTTGGTGGAAGGGAAAAGGACGAGACTTACTCGGAACTGATCGAACAACTCGGTCAACTTAAACACGTGGTCATGCTTGGGAGTTCAATGAAGATATTATCTGCTAAACTTCAGATGAGGGGAATACCGGTCTCTGGCGCGGCAAACATGGCCGACGCGGTAAAAATATGCAGGGGACTTGCCGCAAAGGGCGACAATGTTGTTCTCAGTCCGGCGGGATCCAGCTATGACCTTTATATCAATTATAGCGAGAGAGGAAACCACTTTAGAGAAATAGTAACGGCACTGGAGTGAGTATGAAGAGGACCTATTTGGTGCTGGCGCTGTACACCAGTGTCTTCGTGATTTTTGGGCTGGTGTTCATTTATAGTGCCGGGATAAGCATGGAGGCGAGACACCCGGATGTGACTGCTTCCGAGTTTTTAGAGAAGCAGCTGATAGCTTATGCAATAGGTCTTGCGGGAGCTCTCATAATGATATATATGAAAGGTTCCTGGCATTTCAAAAACGCCTTTACCATCTATTATCCGCTTACGCTTATTATGCTGGTTGCCGTGCTCTTTTTTCCAGACAGGGGTGGGTCAAACAGATGGATAGATATTGGCAGCTTCTCGCTCCAAGTCTCGGAGTTTGCAAAGATCTCTTTGCTTCTAGTTCTAGCTAAACATTTCGGAGGTTTAAAGAAGAGAAATTTCCTGACTACTTTTCTGATCCCTCTAGGAATAACTGCGCCACTTGCCATACTCGTATTTATTGAGCCGGATCTCTCTACCACTGGGATTATCGTTGCAATTGCCTTTGTCATGATGATAATCGGCGGTATCAAAATGCGTTATTTGTCGCTAGCACTTATCTTCGTTGTTATTTTGGTGCTAGTTCTGTACAGTGGCGGATTCATAGAGGACTATCAGATTCAGAGGATAACCTCCTTCTTGACTTCTTTAACTGGCGAGGAACATGAGCAAGTCTCATACTCCCTTATGGCGATTTCTTCGGGCGGTCTCACCGGTAAAGGTCTTGGTATGGGACTTGTCAAATATTACCTGCCCGTAAGCTACTCCGACTTCATTTTTGCAGTTATTGGAGAGGAACTCGGTCTCGTTGGATTGCTTGTGCTAATGTTTGCCTATGTTGGCTTTATAAGAGAGCTTATCGTTGTCGGGCTCAGAGGCTCGAGAACACTCGAAGGCAAGCTCTACATAATTGGATTCGCTCTTTACATAATGATCCAGGCTACGATTAATATTGGCGTAAATTTGGGTCTCTTTCCACCTACTGGTGTCACACTGCCCTTCGTAAGTTCGGGGGGCTCTTCGATAATGTCATTGATGATTGGTTACGGACTGGTCTTCTCAATACTCTTAGAATCTGAAGAAGAAAAAGAAAAGGGACTCCAGGATGAAAAAACTTAAAATTGCCTTTTGTGGCGGGGGAACCGGAGGACACTATTATCCTGCAGTTGCAATTCTGCATGCCCTGAGTCGTGTAAGAGAAATAGAGCTGTTGTATTTCACGGTTTGGGGAAAGATAGATGATAGAAGTGTTGATAGAGATTTCCCCGGGGTAAGGAAGATGTCACTGAAGCTCACTGGACTGAAAAGGCCCCTGTACAGTCCTGCCAATGCCAGTATTTTCTTTTCACATCTCAGAACTGAAAGGTCTGTAAAGAGACAGCTTGCCGAATTCAGCCCCGATTTCCTTTTTTCAACGGGCGGATACGTTTCCTATCCAGTTGTCAGAGCGGCAAAGAGTCTTGAAATACCCGTTTACATTCATGAACAAAACTCGATAGTTGGGATAGCAAACAAAAGATTGGCCAAATACGCAAAGCGGTTCTTCATTTCATTTGAGGAGAGTGGAAGAGATCTTGAACTTCCAAAAGAAAGGATTGTTTTTTCTGGAAACCCTGTGAGAGAATCGAAGATCACAAGAAATGAAGTAATGAAGAGATTCGATCTTCCGGATAATAAGCCCCTCATTGTAGTGCTCGGTGGAAGTCTTGGATCCGAATTGATAAATAGAGCGTGTGAAGGGCTTTACGAAGAGATTCAGAGCAATGATTGCGAACTCAGTTTTCTTCACTCAACCGGCGATGAAAGCTCGGCAATTTCGCTCAGACGGTTTCCTTTTGTGCGAGCCTTTTCTTATATAGAAGACCTTACAGACGCCATAGCGTGCGCGGATCTAGTTGTGTCAAGAGGAGGAGCTACTACAATCGCCGAGCTACAGTATTTTGGAAGAAAGGGTATAATAATACCGTGGAGCGGCGCGGCAGAAAACCACCAGTTTTACAATGCTCGCTCACTGGAAAGAGTTGGACTTGGTTATGTTATACTGGAAGAGAATTTGACTTCCACAGCTTTGAGAATTGCAATAAAGGAAATGTTGCATAGACAGATCAGCTACAAACCTCCAAGAAGACCAGTTGAGATTGTATTGGATAATATACTCCGGGAGGAATCGATTTGAAATATCACTTTATTGGCATTGGCGGAATTGGTATGAGCGGTCTGGCAATGCACTTAGCATCTGAGGGTGACCAGGTTTATGGATCGAACTATGAAGAAAATGAAAGAGTAGCTTACCTTCGGGGGAAGGGTATTGGTGTTTTTATAGGTCATTCCTATGAGAACTTCGAGAAACCGGATGTCGTTGTAAGAACGACAGCCATAAAACAGGGCAATCCCGAATTGGAAAGAGCTATCTTTGAGAGCGTTCCCACAATTTACAGGATGGAGCTTCTGAAGAGTCTTCTTTTGAGAGATACTTCTGTTTGTATAACCGGAACTGATGGAAAGACGACCACCACTGCAATGGTTTCAAAGATACTGATAGATTCTGGAAGAGATCCCACAGTCTTTCTCGGCGGCATTAATCCCATTTTGAAGGACGGAAACTACAGAAAGGGCAAAGACTTAATCGTCAGCGAACTGGACGAGAGCGACGGCTTCTTTGCTTCTTTCAAGCCCGACTATGCCGTGATAACGAATGTAAGAGGCGATCACCTCGAGCACTACGACAACTCATTTGACAATCTCAAGAACCACTTCAGATACTTCTCCAGAAGTGTGGGAAAACTACTGGTGACAAACGCCGATGACCCTGCTTCAGAGAGGATTTTCACGGATACTCTAACGTTTGGTAAAGACAGGGGCTACTACCGCTTCACGGATAGATCAACCGGAATAATGAATCAGACTTTCAGATGTTTTAGAGGTAATGAAGACCTTGGTCTTTTCAAGTTAATGATCCCTGGAGAGTTCAACGTATACAATGCCACAGCAGCCATTGCTTTAA encodes:
- a CDS encoding UDP-N-acetylmuramoyl-tripeptide--D-alanyl-D-alanine ligase gives rise to the protein MISKSSVEEFLLQTEDRNIVIDSRKVSAGDVFIGLKGEKVDGNDFVGEALSKGASLVFSDKAFDDQRVLRVDDTNEILIEAAKSILSKSKLSNRIGITGSNGKTTTKEISSFFLSKLGRVFKTAGNLNTEIGLPLSLLENRRELFSAQYGVFEFGTSTKGDIEKLVGIVQPDIAVLLNVGSAHVGNFKDIDELLQEKLSIFKSKRLSRAVLGGCDERLREFSKGLPVEVLLFGKEDVDFSIVDFAYDKGDTMLHFFCDGDRFVRLRGIWSYGQLLDLGAAYLVARLVGVEEPSVFLNDYKLPFSDRFTVSILKGITVISDFYNSSLESWESAILSIEKLRSSRKIAVAGSILEQGREEKRTHERLGELLSKFDETVLFTRDMAINAASKNVKPALVSDSEEEIAAWLHRNVRSGDLVFFKASRAIALEGVYKSFMELIESA
- the mraY gene encoding phospho-N-acetylmuramoyl-pentapeptide-transferase, translated to MHREVFTFLLAFLLSVLAIEPLKRYQKRRRIGQYIREEGPDLHNYKTGTPTAAGIVFIPIALAVASIFAFRAEILIVVIAGILFGLIGLVDDISKIVKRNASGLSGKRKLALQLVSAAFIVFLIQLVNPHTHIEIPFLGKIGLGFAYYPISALIIAGMSNAVNLTDGVDGLAASVYIFSLAPMLALPVWQNGLIAPISGALAGFLWYNWFPASIFMGDTGSLSLGGIMAVIFALDGREGFLIFFGLMFLVEMFSVIIQVFSFKVFGRRVFKMSPIHHHFELSNWKESKIAFRFSLIAFIGAVFGLLSW
- the murD gene encoding UDP-N-acetylmuramoyl-L-alanine--D-glutamate ligase; this translates as MKKLLEGKIGLVGFGVSNEKLLERLVKDRDSKSLFVSDTGKIKEEGRTLLKKFDIEYEEGGHTDRLFDCDAFIVSPGVSPFSEVGERIIHSGKYYTTELEVSLDELWSKPRGTVIGVTGTNGKSTTVTMLRHIISGKNRKVFQGGNLGYPLAGVAEEVYDYYVLEVSSFQLKWFAEERVRFHLSAVINLGEDHLDYHRSIDDYFKSKLRLAKMTEGITVVPKAVADCQKELLKGSKLRPFVALGEGFDSFDREHLRVRGIEFRTSDLPFTGLHNYENVLVVLLISQLIGLSAEDVFQELKSYTFLSHRLQLVRELEGVKYYDDSKATNAHAVSAALRSFEPSKTILILGGREKDETYSELIEQLGQLKHVVMLGSSMKILSAKLQMRGIPVSGAANMADAVKICRGLAAKGDNVVLSPAGSSYDLYINYSERGNHFREIVTALE
- a CDS encoding FtsW/RodA/SpoVE family cell cycle protein, with protein sequence MKRTYLVLALYTSVFVIFGLVFIYSAGISMEARHPDVTASEFLEKQLIAYAIGLAGALIMIYMKGSWHFKNAFTIYYPLTLIMLVAVLFFPDRGGSNRWIDIGSFSLQVSEFAKISLLLVLAKHFGGLKKRNFLTTFLIPLGITAPLAILVFIEPDLSTTGIIVAIAFVMMIIGGIKMRYLSLALIFVVILVLVLYSGGFIEDYQIQRITSFLTSLTGEEHEQVSYSLMAISSGGLTGKGLGMGLVKYYLPVSYSDFIFAVIGEELGLVGLLVLMFAYVGFIRELIVVGLRGSRTLEGKLYIIGFALYIMIQATINIGVNLGLFPPTGVTLPFVSSGGSSIMSLMIGYGLVFSILLESEEEKEKGLQDEKT
- a CDS encoding UDP-N-acetylglucosamine--N-acetylmuramyl-(pentapeptide) pyrophosphoryl-undecaprenol N-acetylglucosamine transferase, which codes for MKKLKIAFCGGGTGGHYYPAVAILHALSRVREIELLYFTVWGKIDDRSVDRDFPGVRKMSLKLTGLKRPLYSPANASIFFSHLRTERSVKRQLAEFSPDFLFSTGGYVSYPVVRAAKSLEIPVYIHEQNSIVGIANKRLAKYAKRFFISFEESGRDLELPKERIVFSGNPVRESKITRNEVMKRFDLPDNKPLIVVLGGSLGSELINRACEGLYEEIQSNDCELSFLHSTGDESSAISLRRFPFVRAFSYIEDLTDAIACADLVVSRGGATTIAELQYFGRKGIIIPWSGAAENHQFYNARSLERVGLGYVILEENLTSTALRIAIKEMLHRQISYKPPRRPVEIVLDNILREESI
- the murC gene encoding UDP-N-acetylmuramate--L-alanine ligase codes for the protein MKYHFIGIGGIGMSGLAMHLASEGDQVYGSNYEENERVAYLRGKGIGVFIGHSYENFEKPDVVVRTTAIKQGNPELERAIFESVPTIYRMELLKSLLLRDTSVCITGTDGKTTTTAMVSKILIDSGRDPTVFLGGINPILKDGNYRKGKDLIVSELDESDGFFASFKPDYAVITNVRGDHLEHYDNSFDNLKNHFRYFSRSVGKLLVTNADDPASERIFTDTLTFGKDRGYYRFTDRSTGIMNQTFRCFRGNEDLGLFKLMIPGEFNVYNATAAIALTHEMGVPIESIKNSLESYRSVDRRFTFRGLDDFRNLFFFDDYAHTPDEISNTIRGAREFFPGKNVIVVFQPHRYSRLVRENGRFANSLKDATEVCVFKLYEAYEKGQYAIDETEVLKGLSSYGVPAVHAVNYSEILEWLEKKRDAVILFLGAGDITEASKMSVLKLCEAH